A region from the Drosophila bipectinata strain 14024-0381.07 chromosome 3R, DbipHiC1v2, whole genome shotgun sequence genome encodes:
- the Pbp95 gene encoding snRNA-activating protein complex subunit 4: MDGIEDFQLNQHQLVSEINRLIRSTQAPTDINALLLNQELQRRLHQVRDKILHLLQIVKARYDRNQEILKRRMQPRSRYGQENLSLSGAILRKGTFHFKGNLYFRDIDGRSCPNNEDYDSRCLTEMFPTDFDMRSRHVWTLLDKKNVIMGIKQQLLDHCKDQDKPSIKRKRRPIERHVQSLASLLGSADSNFSIDWNQISIIDLEYRHSAYSCEAMWRFYLHPDRNRGEWTQEEDDNLLAVATANGMQNWEVIASYTDRRSDYQCFVRINTNLRHLIEPSTGNRWTEEENDRLRTMVQKHSVNGITNWNKVLEYFPGRSKSTIIGRYMYVLHPSISHAPFTAKEDMMLFAAVEEYNGKFNCFPRSLFPNRSLAQLRTRYHNTLAQRNKTDAWSVEDDNRLMEFVTENGTSQWLSCATFLGNHSRTSCRTRFLVIKRFLEQNPTASVEDLPRRRSRKVASVTAENWAQCLQEWQEDPDSIAKMEIKPKSRAKRPKITKPNNPKMGKVEAEFHDYFKYGYNLQLLTPVTFSLPKDKSNLAYAAKALSYYPPVRPQPILGASMPEELQESYNQMMGELPEERIHLKSTLLPPNWSTMMGFRALCILSGDCRKMPEKDLVYNESDPPIQLFRQRLRALFYRTTLLSRLESQLFTQLPSCLRALPRPTPKFVQMGENVNCAYNTPKETLKSEPLSEDETAVTVTMKEETEVEYIVP; encoded by the exons ATGGATGGCATAGAGGATTTTCAGCTGAACCAGCACCAGCTGGTGTCGGAAATAAATAGGTTGATACGTAGCACCCAGGCACCGACCGACATTAATGCCCTTTTGCTGAATCAAGAGCTGCAACGCCGGTTGCACCAGGTGAGGGACAAGATCCTGCATCTTCTCCAGATTGTAAAGGCTCGCTACGACCGGAATCAGGAAATCTTGAAGCGTCGCATGCAGCCTCGATCCCGATATGGCCAGGAAAATCTTTCTTTAAGCGGTGCCATTCTGCGTAAAGGCACCTTTCACTTCAAAGGAAACCTCTACTTCCGGGATATTGATGGTCGCAGTTGCCCCAACAATGAGGACTACGATAGTCGGTGTCTAACAGAAATGTTTCCTACCGATTTCGATATGCGATCTCGGCATGTCTGGACTTTACTCGACAAAAAGAATGTTATCATGGGCATTAAACAGCAA CTGCTGGATCATTGTAAGGACCAAGATAAACCCTCAATTAAACGTAAGCGAAGACCAATTGAACGGCATGTACAATCGTTAGCTAGCCTTTTGGGTTCCGCGGACAGCAACTTTAGCATCGATTGGAATCAGATCAGTATCATTGATCTGGAGTATCGCCACTCGGCCTATAGTTGCGAGGCAATGTGGCGATTTTACCTGCACCCAGATCGCAATCGTGGAGAATGGACGCAGGAGGAAGATGATAACTTGCTTGCAGTGGCGACGGCCAACGGGATGCAGAATTGGGAAGTGATAGCCTCATACACCGATCGGCGATCTGACTACCAGTGTTTCGTTCGAATCAACACAAACCTGCGGCACTTAATCGAGCCTAGCACCGGGAACCGATGGACTGAAGAGGAAAACGACAGACTCCGGACGATGGTGCAAAAGCATTCGGTGAATGGCATTACTAATTGGAACAAAGTTTTGGAATATTTTCCAGGCAGGTCAAAGTCAACGATAATCGGTCGATACATGTATGTTCTGCATCCCAGCATTAGTCATG CACCCTTTACCGCCAAGGAAGATATGATGCTATTCGCTGCAGTTGAAGAGTACAATGGGAAATTTAACTGCTTTCCGCGCTCACTCTTCCCAAATCGATCCCTTGCGCAACTACGAACGCGCTATCACAACACGCTGGCTCAACGGAACAAGACCGACGCATGGTCTGTGGAGGACGACAACCGGTTGATGGAATTCGTTACTGAAAACGGTACCTCCCAGTGGCTGAGCTGCGCCACTTTCCTGGGCAACCACTCGCGTACCAGTTGCCGAACCCGTTTCCTGGTCATTAAGAGATTTCTGGAACAGAACCCGACGGCATCGGTAGAGGACTTGCCGCGGCGCAGATCGCGGAAAGTGGCCTCGGTTACTGCCGAAAATTGGGCGCAGTGCTTGCAGGAATGGCAGGAGGATCCAGATTCGATcgccaaaatggaaattaaaccCAAATCCCGGGCAAAAAGACCAAAGATAACCAAACCAAATAATCCTAAAATGGGAAAAGTTGAAGCAGAGTTCCATGACTACTTCAAGTATGGTTACAACTTGCAGTTGCTAACTCCAGTGACCTTTTCGTTGCCCAAAGATAAGTCGAATCTCGCCTATGCAGCCAAAGCTTTAAGTTACTATCCACCGGTTCGGCCCCAGCCCATATTAGGGGCTTCTATGCCTGAAGAACTGCAAGAAAGCTACAATCAAATGATGGGTGAACTACCGGAGGAAAGGATACATCTGAAAAGTACGCTCCTCCCGCCTAACTGGTCCACAATGATGGGATTTCGAGCTCTCTGCATTCTTTCCGGAGACTGTCGCAAGATGCCGGAAAAAGATCTTGTCTACAACGAATCCGATCCACCTATTCAGCTGTTTAGACAGAGACTGAGGGCACTCTTCTATAGAACCACTTTACTGAGTCGTTTGGAATCGCAGCTTTTCACCCAACTGCCCAGCTGCTTACGGGCGTTACCAAGACCCACACCGAAGTTTGTTCAAATGGGAGAGAACGTAAACTGTGCCTATAACACGCCAAAGGAAACCCTCAAATCGGAACCGCTGAGCGAAGACGAAACTGCTGTCACAGTGACTATGAAGGAAGAAACAGAAGTAGAGTACATAGTACCCTAG